One part of the Prochlorococcus marinus str. MIT 9313 genome encodes these proteins:
- a CDS encoding B12-binding domain-containing radical SAM protein, which produces MLAFPSTYSIGITSLGYQVIWATLAKREDIDVRRLFTDQGDIPHRTCDLFGLSLSWELDGPVLLDLLEQQRIPLWSHQRGENNPIVFGGGPVLTANPEPLAPFFDVVLLGDGEELLPAFIDRLQQVKQLPRTDRLRALAKIPGVYVPRFYEPIYDADDSLLTVKPVESDLPHSIAKQTWRGNTLTHSTVITPDAAWPNIHMVEVVRSCPELCRFCLASYLTLPFRSPSLDDGLIPAIEKGLTATKRLGLLGASVTQHPQFGELLQWLDKDRFNDIHLSVSSVRAATVNSELTRILNRRGSKSLTIAIESGSERIRAMINKKLAKEEIFAAAKYAFEGGLRGLKLYGMVGLPTEEDSDIDDTSNLLLNLKKTTPGLRLTLGVSTFVPKAHTPFQWHGINRKAEKRLKQLAKQLKPKGIEVRPESFGWSTIQALLSRSDRRLAPVIASVRGSHNKLGSWKKAYKAAREGDLSTTTEQAIPLPRPPAWEEVVHESWEPSRTLPWTHLEGPLNQKQLIQHHYQALNEHAGVPAGEE; this is translated from the coding sequence GTGCTGGCGTTCCCAAGCACATACAGCATTGGGATTACCAGCCTGGGATATCAAGTCATCTGGGCCACCCTCGCTAAACGTGAAGACATCGATGTAAGGCGGTTATTTACCGATCAAGGGGACATCCCCCATCGCACATGCGACCTGTTCGGACTCTCCCTGAGCTGGGAACTGGATGGTCCGGTATTACTGGATCTACTTGAGCAACAACGCATCCCGCTATGGAGTCATCAACGCGGAGAAAACAACCCGATTGTTTTTGGTGGTGGTCCTGTACTCACAGCTAACCCCGAACCCCTAGCTCCATTTTTCGATGTGGTTTTGTTGGGAGACGGGGAAGAACTTTTACCAGCCTTCATCGATAGGCTCCAACAAGTGAAACAGTTGCCGCGAACTGATCGCCTGCGAGCTCTGGCAAAGATTCCAGGTGTCTATGTACCAAGGTTCTATGAACCCATCTACGACGCTGACGACAGCCTGCTGACAGTAAAGCCCGTCGAATCCGACTTACCCCACTCAATCGCGAAGCAAACCTGGCGCGGCAACACCCTCACTCATTCCACAGTGATCACGCCAGATGCTGCCTGGCCAAACATCCATATGGTTGAGGTGGTCCGCAGCTGCCCAGAACTTTGCCGATTCTGTCTTGCCAGCTATCTCACACTGCCCTTCCGCAGTCCATCCTTAGACGATGGACTCATCCCTGCCATTGAGAAAGGACTCACCGCCACCAAGAGACTTGGACTACTAGGCGCTTCTGTTACCCAACACCCTCAATTTGGTGAGCTACTGCAATGGTTAGACAAAGATCGCTTCAACGACATCCACCTCAGCGTTAGCTCTGTACGGGCAGCCACAGTAAACTCAGAATTGACCAGGATCCTGAACCGCCGCGGCAGTAAATCACTCACAATTGCCATCGAAAGCGGCAGCGAGCGCATTCGCGCAATGATCAATAAAAAGCTTGCTAAAGAAGAAATTTTTGCGGCTGCCAAATATGCGTTTGAAGGCGGCCTCCGTGGCCTGAAGCTCTACGGCATGGTTGGACTGCCTACCGAAGAAGACTCCGATATAGACGACACGAGCAATCTGTTACTGAACCTCAAAAAAACAACCCCAGGCTTACGCCTCACTCTGGGAGTCAGCACCTTTGTCCCTAAGGCTCATACTCCCTTTCAATGGCACGGGATCAACCGTAAAGCGGAAAAACGACTCAAACAACTAGCAAAACAACTGAAACCAAAAGGCATTGAGGTGCGACCAGAAAGCTTCGGATGGAGCACGATCCAGGCTCTGCTGTCACGCAGTGACCGACGCCTCGCCCCTGTGATTGCATCTGTCCGGGGCTCACACAACAAACTAGGCAGCTGGAAAAAGGCTTACAAAGCAGCACGCGAAGGGGATCTCAGTACAACGACTGAACAAGCCATACCACTGCCCCGCCCACCCGCCTGGGAAGAAGTGGTGCATGAATCATGGGAGCCATCACGAACACTGCCCTGGACCCATCTAGAAGGGCCCCTCAACCAAAAGCAACTCATCCAACATCATTATCAAGCCCTAAACGAGCATGCTGGAGTGCCTGCTGGGGAAGAATGA
- a CDS encoding ClC family H(+)/Cl(-) exchange transporter — protein sequence MAMPNDLNRQQNLIQSSRSIRKLLEQRWFVVVLALMLTGLGAALTGVLFKAGIYSLAKWRFQLLELLPPWIVLPALGATGGLVSGLLVSRLAPSASGSGVSHIMAFLRHRSVPMGLRVGMVKLVAGVIAIGSGFPLGPEGPAVQMGGSVAWKFAQWLKAPIAFRRVIVAAGGGAGLAAIFSAPIGGFVYVIEELLHSAKPAVLLLVVVTTFWADTWADVFGFLGLSPSAGSLSKGVGFQLEREYTPLVHFLPIDLGYLIALGLVTGVLAEFYCRYVLAMQRKGKTWFGNRLVLRMVLSGGVLGGVYAALPESFRNLDNLQDLVGGGEAGPLMALSTFVVLFFTTGLAAASGAPGGLFVPMLTLGGAIGLACGDWAQMLTGHAPSTFIFAGMGAFVASCSRTPITAMFLAFALTKDLLILKPILVTCLASFLVARLFNEHSIYERQITMECKE from the coding sequence ATGGCCATGCCGAATGATCTAAACCGGCAACAAAATCTGATCCAGTCCAGTCGCAGCATCCGCAAACTCTTAGAGCAGCGCTGGTTTGTGGTTGTGCTCGCTCTGATGCTTACGGGCCTTGGAGCTGCCCTCACAGGAGTGCTTTTCAAAGCTGGTATCTATAGCCTCGCCAAGTGGCGATTCCAGCTTCTTGAACTTCTTCCGCCATGGATCGTTCTACCAGCCCTTGGTGCCACAGGAGGCTTGGTTTCTGGGTTGCTTGTTTCCCGTCTAGCCCCCTCTGCGAGCGGTTCAGGGGTGAGCCACATCATGGCGTTTTTACGCCATCGATCCGTACCAATGGGCTTGAGGGTTGGGATGGTCAAGCTAGTCGCAGGAGTTATCGCCATCGGCAGTGGTTTTCCACTTGGTCCAGAAGGACCAGCAGTGCAAATGGGAGGCTCTGTCGCTTGGAAATTTGCTCAGTGGTTAAAGGCACCAATCGCCTTTCGCCGAGTCATTGTCGCTGCTGGAGGTGGGGCAGGTCTAGCCGCTATTTTCAGTGCGCCAATTGGAGGCTTTGTTTATGTAATTGAAGAGCTACTTCATTCTGCAAAACCTGCAGTCTTGCTGCTGGTGGTTGTCACCACCTTCTGGGCTGATACTTGGGCAGATGTGTTCGGATTTCTAGGACTAAGTCCATCAGCTGGAAGTCTTAGCAAAGGCGTGGGCTTTCAACTGGAACGTGAATACACACCCCTAGTGCACTTTCTACCAATCGACCTGGGCTACCTAATCGCCCTTGGTTTGGTCACTGGAGTCTTGGCGGAGTTTTACTGCCGCTACGTCCTAGCGATGCAACGCAAAGGTAAAACCTGGTTCGGCAATCGACTCGTTTTAAGGATGGTGCTCAGTGGTGGTGTACTCGGAGGGGTTTATGCAGCTCTTCCTGAGAGCTTTAGGAATTTGGACAACCTCCAAGATCTGGTCGGTGGAGGAGAAGCTGGTCCTCTGATGGCTCTCAGCACCTTCGTCGTGCTGTTTTTCACTACCGGGCTAGCAGCTGCCTCAGGAGCACCAGGAGGCTTATTTGTTCCGATGCTGACCCTAGGAGGAGCAATCGGCCTGGCCTGTGGAGACTGGGCACAAATGCTGACTGGCCATGCACCCAGTACCTTCATTTTTGCAGGGATGGGAGCGTTCGTAGCCAGCTGCTCACGCACACCGATCACGGCCATGTTTTTGGCCTTCGCACTAACAAAAGATTTGCTAATCCTCAAACCAATACTAGTGACATGCCTAGCGAGCTTTCTCGTCGCTCGCCTCTTTAATGAACACTCAATTTATGAAAGACAAATCACAATGGAATGCAAAGAGTAA
- the dnaK gene encoding molecular chaperone DnaK has protein sequence MGKVVGIDLGTTNSCVAVMEGGKPVVIANAEGFRTTPSVVAYTKNQDQLVGQIAKRQAVMNTDNTFYSAKRFVGRRVDEVNEESKEVSYEVEKSGSNVRLKCPVLDKQFSPEEVSAQVLRKLAEDAGKYLGENVTQAVITVPAYFNDSQRQATKDAGKIAGLEVLRIINEPTAAALAYGLDKKSNERILVFDLGGGTFDVSVLEVGDGVFEVLSTSGDTHLGGDDFDKVIVDHLAATFKANEGIDLRQDKQALQRLTEAAEKAKIELSSATQSEINLPFITATSEGPKHLDLTLTRAKFEELASKLIDRCRVPVEQALKDAKLSSGELDEIVMVGGSSRMPAVQELVKRVTGKDPNQTVNPDEVVAVGAAIQGGVLAGEVKDILLLDVTPLSLGVETLGGVMTKMITRNTTVPTKKSETYSTAVDGQTNVEIHVLQGEREMASDNKSLGTFRLDGIPPAPRGVPQIEVTFDIDANGILSVNAKDKGSGKEQSISITGASTLSENEVEKMVKDAETNASADKEKRERIDIKNQAETLVYQAEKQLGELADKVDADSKAKVEDKRVKLKAAIEKDDFDAMKSLLEELQQELYTVGASVYQQAGAAAAESGADAGAAGAGDSSSGDDVIDAEFTESK, from the coding sequence ATGGGAAAGGTTGTTGGCATTGACCTTGGAACCACGAACAGTTGTGTCGCTGTAATGGAGGGTGGCAAGCCCGTCGTGATTGCTAACGCTGAAGGGTTTAGAACAACTCCCTCCGTGGTCGCTTATACCAAAAATCAGGATCAGTTGGTTGGCCAGATCGCCAAGCGCCAAGCGGTGATGAACACTGATAACACCTTTTATTCAGCGAAGCGCTTCGTTGGTCGTCGGGTTGATGAGGTGAACGAAGAGTCGAAGGAAGTGAGCTATGAGGTTGAGAAGTCTGGCTCTAATGTGAGGTTGAAGTGCCCGGTTCTTGATAAGCAGTTTTCTCCTGAGGAAGTGAGTGCTCAGGTGTTGCGCAAGTTAGCTGAGGACGCTGGTAAGTATCTCGGTGAGAACGTAACCCAGGCTGTGATCACAGTGCCTGCGTATTTTAATGACTCACAGAGACAGGCCACCAAAGACGCCGGCAAGATAGCTGGCTTAGAGGTGCTACGCATCATTAACGAGCCAACTGCGGCTGCGTTGGCGTATGGCCTCGATAAGAAGAGCAATGAGCGCATTCTGGTGTTTGACCTGGGTGGTGGAACCTTTGATGTTTCTGTGCTCGAGGTAGGTGATGGTGTTTTTGAGGTTCTATCTACCTCTGGTGACACTCATCTAGGCGGAGATGATTTCGATAAAGTGATTGTTGATCATCTGGCTGCAACTTTTAAGGCCAATGAAGGTATTGATCTGCGTCAGGATAAGCAGGCTCTTCAGCGCCTCACTGAGGCGGCAGAGAAAGCCAAGATCGAGCTTTCCAGTGCTACGCAAAGTGAGATCAACCTGCCATTTATTACTGCTACCTCTGAGGGGCCTAAGCATCTCGATCTAACCCTGACACGTGCCAAATTTGAGGAATTGGCTTCAAAGCTGATTGATCGTTGTCGCGTACCTGTGGAGCAGGCTCTTAAGGACGCCAAACTCTCTTCTGGTGAACTTGACGAAATCGTGATGGTGGGCGGCTCCAGCCGCATGCCTGCAGTTCAGGAACTTGTGAAGAGGGTTACGGGTAAAGATCCCAATCAGACTGTCAATCCTGATGAGGTTGTTGCAGTAGGAGCTGCCATACAGGGCGGGGTATTGGCTGGTGAAGTTAAGGACATCTTGCTGCTTGACGTCACACCTCTCTCCTTGGGTGTGGAGACTCTTGGTGGTGTGATGACCAAGATGATTACGCGTAATACGACTGTTCCTACTAAGAAGTCGGAAACCTATTCCACAGCGGTTGATGGACAAACCAATGTGGAGATTCACGTGCTTCAGGGTGAACGTGAGATGGCCTCTGATAATAAGAGCTTGGGAACATTCCGTCTTGATGGAATTCCTCCTGCCCCTCGTGGTGTTCCTCAGATTGAGGTGACCTTTGATATCGATGCTAACGGTATTCTTAGTGTTAATGCCAAGGATAAGGGTAGCGGTAAGGAGCAAAGTATTTCAATTACTGGTGCTTCAACCCTCTCTGAAAATGAGGTTGAGAAGATGGTTAAGGATGCTGAGACCAATGCCTCAGCTGATAAAGAAAAGCGTGAGCGCATTGACATTAAGAACCAGGCTGAGACTCTTGTTTATCAGGCGGAAAAGCAGCTTGGAGAGTTGGCTGACAAGGTTGATGCTGATTCAAAGGCAAAGGTGGAAGATAAGCGCGTGAAGCTTAAGGCTGCCATTGAGAAAGATGACTTTGATGCGATGAAGTCACTATTGGAGGAACTGCAGCAGGAGCTTTATACCGTGGGCGCTTCTGTTTATCAACAGGCGGGTGCCGCCGCCGCAGAATCCGGCGCTGATGCTGGCGCGGCTGGTGCTGGTGATTCCAGTAGTGGCGATGATGTGATTGACGCTGAATTTACTGAGTCGAAGTGA
- a CDS encoding NAD(P)/FAD-dependent oxidoreductase, whose amino-acid sequence MHCSSISRMTASTVAIIGAGAVGAGTAWYLAKHGHQVMLIDPKLDQPINRSGALPGTTASLGVLMGHVFRRSSGRAWRLRQHSMTLWPEWIAELSSQEHPLKLNTPLIQLASSEAEATLMKQLAEQRQHLGLELISPNSNPYIGRSWPNTQHGGLISHQDGYLDPIVLQKCLRTALQDQGVQQIQEPVISLERNSSVEEKQWRLQLAGGTNLNQDAVVICAALGSKALLESLGHSLPMAPVLGQVLDLEVISDQHNWSGWPAVLVSHGINLIPHGTNQIWIGATLEPGVQPMSSHLKAMQHLAGDAPDWLESATVKNQWHGLRARPVERPAPLLEKLEPGLIVATGHYRNGVLLAPASAAWVKEQLANETRS is encoded by the coding sequence ATGCATTGCTCGTCAATATCAAGAATGACTGCTTCTACCGTTGCAATCATTGGCGCCGGTGCGGTTGGCGCTGGCACAGCCTGGTATTTAGCCAAGCATGGCCACCAAGTGATGCTGATTGATCCAAAACTGGATCAACCGATTAACCGATCAGGGGCCCTCCCGGGAACAACTGCTTCGCTAGGGGTACTCATGGGGCATGTTTTCAGGCGCAGCAGTGGACGAGCCTGGCGACTCCGACAACACAGCATGACCCTCTGGCCAGAGTGGATTGCAGAACTGAGCAGTCAAGAGCATCCGCTCAAGCTCAACACCCCTCTGATTCAACTTGCGAGTAGCGAAGCAGAAGCCACCCTAATGAAGCAACTCGCAGAACAACGGCAACATCTCGGCCTTGAGCTGATCTCACCAAACTCGAATCCCTACATCGGCCGATCATGGCCAAACACACAACATGGGGGGCTGATCTCTCATCAAGACGGTTATCTAGACCCGATCGTCCTACAAAAATGCCTACGGACCGCCCTACAAGACCAAGGCGTACAACAAATCCAAGAGCCAGTCATCTCGCTGGAACGAAATTCATCTGTCGAAGAAAAACAGTGGCGCCTTCAACTTGCGGGAGGAACAAATTTGAACCAAGACGCTGTAGTGATCTGTGCAGCACTGGGCAGCAAAGCCCTGCTGGAATCTCTAGGCCACAGTCTTCCCATGGCCCCTGTGCTTGGACAAGTGCTGGATCTAGAGGTGATCTCAGATCAGCACAATTGGAGCGGCTGGCCTGCAGTACTCGTGAGCCATGGCATCAACTTGATCCCCCACGGAACTAATCAGATCTGGATAGGTGCCACTCTCGAGCCAGGCGTTCAACCAATGTCTAGCCACCTCAAGGCGATGCAACACCTCGCGGGAGATGCCCCGGATTGGCTAGAGAGCGCGACTGTGAAAAACCAATGGCATGGATTGCGCGCTCGACCTGTCGAACGTCCAGCGCCTCTTTTAGAAAAACTAGAGCCCGGGCTAATCGTGGCTACGGGCCATTACCGAAATGGCGTCTTGCTGGCCCCAGCCAGTGCTGCATGGGTAAAAGAGCAACTCGCTAACGAGACAAGATCTTGA
- the purU gene encoding formyltetrahydrofolate deformylase, translating to MSSPLGAVWNPYGYKLRVILQLICPDRPALVSELSGWVAVNGGNILHADHHTDVGAGLFLSRIEFGIEGFGLPREAIAPAVNALADRLGGQAQLHFSDEIPRVAIFASKQSHCLLDLLWRTRSGELPMQVPLVIANHSQLEPLCREFGVCFECVPMTPASKPEAEQTMLDLLAEHRIELVVLAKYMQVLSGAFLERFSTVINIHHSFLPAFKGAQPYHRAWDRGVKVIGATAHYVTEDLDDGPIIEQTIEHVNHRDEVEDLIRKGRDTERLALARALRLHLCRQVMVYRGRTAVFA from the coding sequence GTGAGCTCCCCTCTTGGTGCTGTATGGAATCCTTACGGTTACAAGCTTCGTGTGATTCTGCAGCTCATCTGTCCAGATCGGCCTGCTTTGGTGAGTGAGTTGTCGGGATGGGTGGCTGTTAATGGAGGCAATATTCTTCATGCTGATCACCATACGGATGTTGGGGCTGGACTGTTTCTGAGCAGGATCGAATTTGGAATTGAGGGCTTCGGATTGCCTCGAGAGGCGATAGCACCGGCTGTGAATGCTCTGGCAGATCGCCTCGGGGGTCAGGCGCAATTGCATTTTTCGGATGAGATCCCTCGGGTGGCGATCTTCGCCAGCAAGCAGAGTCACTGTCTGTTGGATCTGCTTTGGCGCACTCGCAGTGGGGAGTTGCCGATGCAGGTGCCGCTTGTGATTGCCAACCACTCTCAATTGGAGCCTTTATGCAGGGAGTTTGGTGTTTGTTTTGAGTGTGTTCCTATGACGCCTGCCAGCAAGCCTGAGGCGGAACAAACCATGCTGGATTTGTTGGCTGAGCATCGGATTGAGCTGGTTGTGTTGGCCAAGTACATGCAGGTCCTTAGTGGTGCTTTTCTAGAGCGTTTCTCCACCGTGATTAATATTCACCATTCGTTCCTACCTGCTTTTAAGGGGGCACAGCCCTATCACAGAGCCTGGGATCGAGGGGTGAAAGTTATTGGTGCTACCGCCCATTACGTCACTGAAGATCTGGATGACGGGCCGATTATTGAGCAGACCATCGAGCATGTAAACCATCGTGATGAGGTGGAAGATTTGATTCGTAAAGGACGTGATACGGAACGTCTCGCTTTGGCAAGGGCCTTGAGATTGCATCTTTGTCGCCAGGTGATGGTCTATCGCGGTAGAACCGCTGTTTTTGCATGA
- a CDS encoding O-antigen ligase family protein — MARCRPAAATSMGWLVFQLGLFLLPSSALLAGLLLLTALVLGSCQRQQPFWRDPWNWPLLIAALLMLFGCFPAYSGGHAWVGLGNWLPFFWAFWGFQPYLVSDEARRRCALWLVAGTLPVVITGLGQLWWGWQGPWQLFGGLIVWFMASGGEPTGRLSGLFDYANIAGAWLAMVWPFCLAALLQPALSRFQRSVALGVAIAVVAALVLTDSRNAWGGLMLAIPFVFGPARWPWLLPLMVLALLPVTLAALPGSPSGLQQWARTFVPEGIWARLNDMRYFQDRELMSTRMSQWGVALQFIDSRPWLGWGAAAFSVLYPLRTGQWHGHAHNLPLELAVSHGIPVALLVVGTVLALLITVLRRGVLTGGVLISRGLSSTVFDRAWWTASLILVVMHATDMPFFDSRLNIAGWILLAGLRCIILPQQALQHARLGLDNDVG, encoded by the coding sequence ATGGCTCGATGTCGCCCTGCTGCTGCGACCTCCATGGGTTGGTTGGTTTTCCAGTTGGGGCTTTTTTTGTTGCCTTCCAGTGCATTGTTGGCAGGTTTGTTGCTGCTTACGGCTCTGGTGCTTGGTAGTTGTCAGCGACAGCAACCGTTTTGGCGCGATCCTTGGAATTGGCCTTTGCTGATTGCTGCCCTATTGATGCTGTTTGGTTGCTTTCCGGCCTATTCGGGTGGACATGCTTGGGTTGGTCTGGGGAATTGGTTGCCTTTCTTTTGGGCTTTTTGGGGTTTTCAGCCTTATTTAGTTAGTGATGAAGCCCGACGACGTTGTGCTCTTTGGCTTGTCGCTGGCACTTTGCCTGTGGTGATTACCGGTCTCGGGCAGCTCTGGTGGGGATGGCAGGGGCCATGGCAATTGTTCGGTGGCTTAATCGTCTGGTTCATGGCTTCAGGGGGGGAGCCTACTGGCCGTTTATCTGGTCTATTTGATTACGCAAATATTGCTGGAGCCTGGTTGGCCATGGTTTGGCCATTCTGTTTGGCAGCTCTGCTTCAGCCTGCCCTCAGTCGTTTTCAACGCAGTGTGGCTTTGGGGGTCGCTATTGCTGTTGTGGCTGCATTGGTTCTCACTGACTCAAGAAATGCTTGGGGAGGGTTGATGTTGGCGATTCCCTTTGTTTTTGGGCCTGCCAGGTGGCCCTGGTTGTTGCCGTTGATGGTGTTAGCGCTGTTGCCAGTGACCCTTGCAGCATTACCAGGCAGTCCTTCAGGTTTGCAGCAGTGGGCACGCACGTTTGTGCCTGAGGGTATTTGGGCGCGTCTTAATGACATGCGCTATTTCCAGGATCGTGAGTTGATGTCAACTCGCATGAGCCAGTGGGGGGTGGCTCTGCAGTTCATTGATTCTCGTCCTTGGCTGGGTTGGGGGGCTGCTGCTTTTTCAGTGCTTTATCCGCTGCGGACTGGTCAGTGGCATGGCCATGCCCATAACCTTCCTCTTGAACTTGCTGTTAGCCATGGGATACCCGTGGCTCTGCTAGTGGTGGGGACTGTGTTGGCTCTCTTGATCACAGTCTTGCGACGTGGTGTGTTGACTGGTGGAGTCTTGATAAGCCGAGGTTTGAGTAGCACGGTCTTTGACCGTGCTTGGTGGACGGCAAGTTTGATCCTGGTGGTGATGCACGCTACTGATATGCCTTTCTTTGACAGTCGGCTCAACATTGCCGGCTGGATTCTTTTGGCTGGATTGCGTTGCATCATTCTTCCCCAGCAGGCACTCCAGCATGCTCGTTTAGGGCTTGATAATGATGTTGGATGA
- the acnB gene encoding bifunctional aconitate hydratase 2/2-methylisocitrate dehydratase codes for MLSAYRQLAAERDAQGIPPLPLTAEQTQALTLLLQNPPAGDSSELLYLLRERIPPGVDEAAYVKATWLSAIAQGNSKSPLITPLEATKLLGTMIGGYNVAALIELLQHNDHELAECAATGLSRTLLVYDAVHDVIELAETNRFAKKVVDSWAAAEWFTSKPILAKEITVTVFKVDGETNTDDLSPATHATTRPDIPLHALAMLETRDPNALATIISLKAKGHPIAYVGDVVGTGSSRKSAINSVLWHIGADIPYVPNKRSGGVILGGKIAPIFFNTAEDSGALPIECDVSQLQSGDVITIRPHAGTIERAFGEDKAGEIVAHFKLKPITISDEVRAGGRISLLIGRALTDKVRSQFGLSTSDLFVRPGDTPETGKGYTQAQKIVGLACGLEGIRPGTSCEPLMTTVGSQDTTGPMTRDEMKELACLGFAADLVMQSFCHTAAYPKPVDLQTQKELPDFFAQRGGVALHPGDGIIHSWLNRMLLPDTVGTGGDSHTRFPLGISFPGGSGVVAFAAAIGAMPLDMPESVLVRFSGSLQSGITLRDVVNAIPLIAIQEGLLSVEKAKKLNVFSGKIMEIEGLPDLKLEQAFELTDATAERSCAGCTIKLSESTVAEYLRSNIALLKNMIARGYQDARTLARRIKAMEAWLAKPELISADQNAEYAEIININLDELKEPVLACPNDPDNVKLLSEVANNPVQEVFIGSCMTNIGHYRAAAKILEGSGTSKARLWVCPPTRMDEAMLQEEGYYKIFEAAGSRMEMPGCSLCMGNQARVEDNTTVFSTSTRNFNNRLGQGAQVYLGSAELAAVCALLGRIPTPKEYLSIATEKIDPLSSELYRYLNFNQIDGFADQGRVVNKDIQAEVLAEFSPTNGHAE; via the coding sequence ATGCTGAGTGCTTATCGCCAGCTCGCCGCCGAACGTGACGCCCAGGGCATCCCCCCCCTGCCCCTCACTGCCGAGCAAACCCAAGCACTCACCTTACTTTTACAGAATCCACCAGCAGGAGACAGCTCTGAACTGCTTTACCTGCTGCGTGAGCGCATCCCCCCAGGAGTAGATGAAGCTGCCTACGTGAAAGCAACCTGGCTGAGTGCTATCGCCCAGGGAAACAGCAAGAGCCCACTCATTACTCCCTTAGAAGCCACAAAACTGCTAGGCACGATGATTGGGGGGTACAACGTTGCAGCTCTGATTGAGCTGCTTCAACACAATGACCACGAGCTAGCTGAATGCGCCGCTACAGGTCTGAGTCGCACCCTGCTCGTCTACGACGCTGTCCATGACGTTATCGAGCTAGCTGAAACCAATCGCTTCGCCAAAAAAGTTGTAGACAGCTGGGCCGCCGCTGAATGGTTCACCTCAAAACCAATCTTAGCCAAAGAGATCACAGTCACAGTCTTCAAAGTTGATGGTGAAACCAATACCGACGATCTATCCCCCGCCACCCATGCCACCACCCGACCAGACATCCCCCTGCATGCTCTGGCCATGCTGGAAACACGGGATCCCAATGCCCTTGCCACGATCATCAGCCTGAAGGCAAAAGGCCATCCCATTGCCTACGTGGGCGATGTAGTGGGTACGGGCAGTTCTCGTAAATCAGCAATCAATTCGGTGCTTTGGCACATAGGAGCCGATATCCCTTACGTACCCAACAAGCGATCCGGCGGCGTCATCCTTGGCGGCAAAATCGCTCCCATTTTCTTCAACACAGCGGAAGACTCCGGTGCCCTACCAATCGAATGTGATGTCAGTCAGCTGCAAAGTGGCGATGTGATCACCATCCGTCCACATGCCGGCACCATCGAACGGGCTTTCGGAGAAGACAAGGCAGGCGAAATCGTGGCTCACTTCAAGCTCAAACCAATCACCATCAGCGACGAAGTGCGCGCGGGTGGGCGTATCTCCCTACTGATCGGCAGAGCACTAACCGACAAAGTGCGTTCTCAATTTGGACTGTCAACATCCGATCTATTCGTCCGCCCAGGAGACACTCCTGAAACGGGCAAGGGGTATACCCAGGCCCAAAAAATCGTTGGTCTTGCTTGTGGTCTCGAAGGAATACGACCTGGGACCAGTTGCGAACCGCTGATGACAACTGTAGGCAGCCAAGACACAACTGGACCAATGACTCGGGACGAAATGAAGGAGCTCGCCTGCCTGGGATTTGCAGCAGATCTGGTCATGCAAAGCTTCTGCCACACCGCTGCCTACCCGAAGCCTGTAGATCTACAAACCCAGAAAGAACTTCCCGATTTCTTCGCCCAACGTGGTGGAGTAGCACTTCATCCAGGCGATGGGATCATCCACAGCTGGCTGAACCGCATGCTTCTGCCAGACACAGTGGGAACAGGCGGCGATAGCCACACTCGTTTCCCCTTAGGCATTTCTTTCCCCGGAGGTTCTGGCGTGGTGGCTTTTGCCGCAGCCATCGGTGCCATGCCCCTAGACATGCCGGAATCTGTACTGGTTCGTTTCAGCGGCTCACTACAGAGCGGCATCACACTGCGTGACGTCGTCAATGCGATCCCCTTGATCGCGATTCAAGAAGGTCTACTCAGCGTGGAAAAAGCCAAAAAGCTCAATGTCTTTAGCGGCAAAATCATGGAAATCGAAGGATTACCTGATCTGAAGCTGGAGCAAGCCTTTGAACTAACCGATGCCACTGCTGAACGTTCCTGCGCTGGCTGCACGATCAAACTGTCTGAATCAACGGTTGCTGAATACCTTCGCAGCAATATCGCATTGCTAAAAAACATGATTGCCCGCGGTTATCAGGATGCTCGCACCCTGGCAAGACGCATCAAAGCCATGGAAGCTTGGCTGGCAAAGCCAGAATTGATTAGCGCTGATCAAAACGCAGAGTATGCCGAAATCATCAATATCAATCTCGACGAACTCAAAGAACCCGTACTGGCCTGTCCCAACGATCCCGACAATGTAAAACTACTCAGTGAGGTTGCAAACAATCCAGTGCAGGAAGTCTTTATCGGCTCCTGTATGACCAACATCGGCCACTACAGAGCTGCGGCAAAAATTCTTGAAGGGTCTGGAACCAGCAAAGCTCGCCTATGGGTTTGCCCACCAACAAGAATGGATGAAGCCATGCTTCAAGAAGAGGGTTACTACAAAATCTTCGAAGCGGCAGGGAGCCGAATGGAAATGCCTGGTTGTTCATTATGTATGGGCAATCAAGCACGCGTGGAAGACAACACAACCGTTTTCTCCACAAGCACTCGAAACTTCAACAATCGACTAGGCCAAGGAGCCCAGGTCTATTTAGGCAGTGCTGAGTTGGCAGCAGTATGTGCATTATTAGGCAGAATCCCTACACCAAAAGAATATCTTTCGATCGCAACAGAAAAAATCGATCCCCTCTCATCTGAGCTTTATCGCTATCTAAATTTCAACCAGATTGATGGCTTTGCAGATCAAGGGCGCGTGGTAAATAAAGACATACAAGCAGAAGTTCTTGCAGAGTTTTCACCCACCAATGGCCATGCCGAATGA